Proteins encoded together in one Chitinophaga varians window:
- the tatA gene encoding twin-arginine translocase TatA/TatE family subunit — translation MATSLLNIPFLFLQEIGIKELLLIALVVLLLFGGKKIPELMRGLGSGIREFKDAKDEPAKKDSKEAPKA, via the coding sequence ATGGCAACATCACTTTTGAATATCCCGTTTTTGTTTCTGCAGGAAATCGGTATCAAAGAATTACTGCTGATCGCACTGGTAGTTCTCCTCTTGTTTGGCGGTAAAAAGATACCTGAGTTAATGCGTGGTTTGGGTAGTGGCATACGCGAGTTCAAAGATGCCAAAGATGAACCTGCAAAAAAAGACTCTAAAGAAGCGCCTAAGGCATAA
- the cobC gene encoding alpha-ribazole phosphatase, which produces MEIYLIRHTTPAIESGICYGFSDIDVADTFETEAAAVKAKLPEGDFDVYSSPLLRCHKLATTLFGDKVITDERLKEMNFGAWEMLAWEAIGKEELQTWADDFVQAKVPQGESYEELYLRTMAVVEEIIEKGNNAVLVTHGGVIRSILAHATNTPLVDSFDLKVQYGRISQLQVENGDIKVIFYNS; this is translated from the coding sequence ATGGAAATATACCTCATAAGACATACTACGCCGGCTATCGAAAGCGGCATCTGTTACGGTTTTTCAGATATTGACGTAGCTGACACTTTTGAAACGGAAGCCGCCGCAGTAAAGGCGAAACTGCCGGAAGGCGATTTCGACGTATATAGCAGCCCGTTACTACGTTGTCATAAACTGGCCACCACGCTGTTTGGCGACAAGGTAATTACCGATGAACGGCTGAAGGAAATGAACTTCGGCGCATGGGAAATGCTGGCCTGGGAAGCCATTGGCAAGGAAGAGCTGCAAACCTGGGCCGATGATTTTGTGCAGGCGAAAGTGCCGCAGGGCGAAAGTTATGAAGAGCTCTATCTCCGGACCATGGCTGTCGTAGAAGAAATCATCGAAAAAGGCAATAATGCGGTGCTGGTCACACATGGCGGCGTCATCCGCTCCATTCTTGCCCACGCCACTAATACGCCACTTGTGGATTCCTTTGATCTGAAGGTCCAATATGGCCGGATTTCACAACTACAAGTGGAGAACGGAGATATAAAAGTTATTTTTTATAATTCGTAA